TACATTTTAATGTGCTTTGCtgctttgaatatttaataatccACTTTATGCTGAAGGTCAGGAGCTAATGATTTACGTCCTTTGCAGTACAAGGATCCCATTCCCCTGATGGGGCGGAGCGCCATTCTGGGCGATTTGCGGGACAACGACTTCTGTGCGGTGGCGTGCGGCAAGGGCATCTGTGCGGAGAGCACGTACGCCATCACGCGGCAAGGACACTTGGTGGAGTTCAGCTCCCGCCGCCTGCTGGACAAGTGGGTGCAGTGCCGCACCAGCAATGCCAACTGTATCTGCGTGAATGAGCGATTCATCCTCGTGGGCTGTGCGGAGTCCATCATTCGCATCTTCAATGCGGCCACGCTGGAGTACGTGACCACTCTGCCCAGAACTCATTACCTGGGCGTGGACGTGGCCCAGGGCATCCAGATCAACCACATCATGTCCGTGCCCCAGCAGGCCAAGTTCCCCGACTGCATTGCCATGGTGTTCGACGAACAGCGTTCCAAGGTAGGGTTCTTCAAATGGTTTGCAAATAATTGAATACTCATTCCGAATTTCCGGTTGTTTCAGGTGAGCTGCGTTTACAACGATCACTCGCTTTACATCTGGGATCTGCGCGACATCTCACGAGTGGGCAAGTCGCACTCGTTCCTTTATCACTCCACTTGCATCTGGGGCGTGGAGACAGTGCCATATAACGTGGAGCGGGAGCCGTCGCAAACCCTGCCGGAGGAATGCTTCGTCACCTGCTCCTCGGACGACACGATCCGTGTCTGGGGATTGGATGGATGCACCAACAACGACATCTACCGAAGGAATATCTACTCCAAGGAGCTGCTGAAGATCGTCTACAGCGACGAGGAACTGCAGTTCATCAAGGATCAGGGCTCGTCTCTGTTCGACAAAGCTGGCAACTCCTCCTACGATGGAAGGAATGGAGTGCGGTGCATCAAGATCAGTCCGGAACTGCAGCACTTGGCCAGTGGGGATCGGTGCGGCAACATACGCGTGTACAGTCTGGTCAATCTGCGCCAGCTCACCACAATCGAAGCACACGAGTCGGAGGTGCTTTGTTTGGAGTATTCAAACGAGAAGATCGAGCGAAAGTTGTTAGCCAGTGCCAGTAGGGATCGACTGATCCATGTGTTCGACGTGGCACAGAACTATCTACTGCTGCAAACGCTGGACGATCACAGCTCCTCAATCACCTCCATCAAGTTTGTGGGCGCAGGACTCAACTTCCAGATGATCAGCTGTGGCGCCGACAAGTCCATTATGTTTAGGAGTTTTCAGGTGAGTCTTGTATTGCCCTATATGGCCTACGTGTTCTAACCTTCATCTTCAACAGGGAAACATCTTCATGAGGGGCACCAACACCTCAGGCAAGACGACGTTGTACGACATGGAGGTGGACTCGAATGCCAAGCACATTTTGACCGCCTGCCAGGATCGCAACGTGCGGGTGTACGGAACCCAGAATGCCAAGCAAACAAAGACCTTCAAGGGCTCTCACTCAGACGAAGGAAGTCTGATCAAGCTCAGTCTCGATCCCAGTGGCATCTATGTGGCCACCTCCTGCACGGATAAAACGCTCGCTGTTTATGATTACTACTCGAGCGAGTGCATGGCTAGGATGTATGGGCACAGCGAGCTGGTCACGGGACTAAAGTTCACCAACGATTGCAGACATTTAATATCCGCCAGTGGCGACGGTTGTATTTTCATATGGCAAGTGCCACACGATATGATAGTGACCATGCAGGCCAGGATGTCGCAACAGCGTCTCAGATCCGGACATGCtccgttgccacgccccttggCTCCCATTTCGCCACCGGATGGAATTGTCCTCGAATCGCCCACCAGCGAAATAGAGCAGCCGCAATTGCAGCCCAAGTTTGGAGTGGCTGAAAGGTTCTCCGATGTGGGTCAACTGCCCCAGTGGGCGATGCGCAAAGCAGCAGCGGATTCGGATAGTGGGGCCTTGTCCATACCCACGCCCAGTGGTGGATCTGCAACTGTGCCTGGCATGCATGCTGCTTCTTCGATGGGTAATCTGAGCTCATCGCCCAGTCAACAGATGCCAGGACTGGCACCCCGTGCCAGGGGAAGATGGGCCCAGAGAAGCACTCAGTTGGAGACGGCCGATGACCTGCGTTCCAACTCGGAAAGTCCTCTGGGAACCGTGTCTTCTGTGGGTGGTCACAGCGGTGTGAATGTCCAGACCTCTGATTACAATAGTGCCTCTTCCAAGGACATTACGTACAATCAAACCTACTTGAGCGAGGACTCCTCCATCGACTCTGGGATGGAGACGCGCAGGGGCGAACTCAAGTtcattggcagcagcaacaacggaACGGTGGTCACTGTCTCCTCCGTTTCCTCGATGGCTGTTTCTGCCTCCAACGGTGCCATGTCGACGGGTTCTGGAGCTGCTCAACAGCGTCTCCAGTTGCCGGAAAAACGTTTGAAGCCGGGTCTGCGATTTGATACCCACACCCATGATCACGATGGCGATGTGGAGGACATCTCGGATGGCGAGAGAACTAGCTCCGATCACGGAATGTTCTACAACAACCTCGCGCCTAGCACACCAACGTTAGTATACTCAACTTAATTATAGTAGCAAATAAAGTAAGCTAATGTTTATTTCCCTGCAGAGATTTCAAGGTGACGGCCATGAACGAGGATGAGCTGCGCAAATCGGTGCGCCGTCAGAAGTTTGAAAAGTCCGGCCTTCAGCTTACGCCCTCGGCCCTCAGCGGCAATGGAAGTTCGCATACGGCGAGCACCGGAACTGGGACCTCCGATACGGAAGACGAGGGCTCCACGCCCAGTGCGGAAAATGCCGAGCGGTCGCTGGCCTCGACGTTGGGCGGCAGCTCGGAAAATCTGGcccagagcagcagcaacagcttcCTGCACGCCGCCTTGCCAGAGGGACCGGGTCTCACAACGCCCATGGAAAGGGGTGGCAGCAGTAAGATACTATTTCATCTTGGTGAAATCCTCTTTCTGGATTTAATGGCATATACTTTCATCTTCCAGGTCGTCGCAGCATCAGCGCCAAGCACAATACGGAGAATGGGAAAGGCGTGGCGGCACCGCCCACCATCACCAAGTCGTATACAAGCACCAAaaaggaggagctgctgcaggtCATCAACAAGGTCAAGCAGCAACTGGAGAATGTAAGTGCTGGGGGTCAGAGGTGAcctttctctcagtgtactTCCGTTTAACTGTGCCCACTGCGCGGTTTTTACTGCTTCGtcggttttccattttccgagcccttttatttgcccatttaatttgtgtttttcttttgttgttcttctgtatttttatatgtgtcccttatttgtttttggtgtCTGGTCCGTCCTCCAATCTCCAACCTCCCACCCCAAaaacacatgcacatgcaacaaaaaaaaaaaacgaaaaataataaatcccTGCCCGAATTCGTGTGTTTAGGGTACGCGCAAAAATGGCAACACAAGGTTGAATGCTATAGCTGAGGTGAGCCGATTTATGTTGGAATCTAAAGACGTTTTGCTTTCCTAACGACGCTTTAGGCAGTTACATTTTGACAATGCTTCTAAACATACGGGAGAATGACCTAACGCACTGCATTACAAACAGTTCAACATATAGTTATAAACTAAAATCACGCTTAAAACAAGTAATAATGTTTTCGCCCTAAAACCAATACAACCTTAATAATCtcttaattaaactaatttcttaaataattaaaaataaaaaccaaaaaaattatttatgcatcGGCCGGGAATCGAACCCGGGCCGCCCGCGTGGCAGGCGAGCATTCtaccactgaaccaccgatGCTTCGTGTGTCAAGGAAAATCAAATTCCCACCACACTAAGCTGTTTCTATAAATAGCCTAAACGATCGCTAGATCATGAAAAACTTGCTCAGTCTCATGAGTGAACTACAGATCAGCGATCCCCCTTAGCCTTCCACTCCATATCACAGCACTCAAGCAAGTTGAGAAACCAGAAAACCATTCACCATTTACTGACTCAATCCCAAGACTTCACTCAAACAACAAATGCCTAACTATGTTCCATAATACAATACACTAAGTACAGTTTTTGCGGTAACtaatgcttttgttttgattttcttttactaAAATATAAACAGGATATGGGTGTTTTACTAACTCACCTTTCTGGTTATGGtcctttattaattttaccTTATTTGACCCACAGGTAGGCCATAGACCCCTCCGGGGAAGCCATAGCATATCGGACCTGAGTCTGGCAGCCAACTTGGATGGATCGCGGAATGCAGGCGGAGGACCAGGACGTTACACGAAGCCAGGTAAGGCATTGGGAAGATAGGGAGCCCAGACATCTGTTAAATGAAACCAAATGAATATATCCCCTCCAAGTTGAACAGTAGGCTAATATAACCAACAACTCTTTCTCCCGTTGTTTGCTCTCTCTGTTGTCTATCTCTCTTTAAATATTGCTCTCCTATTTGTGACATCTGCGGTAAAACTAATGTATTACAAATTGTTACCATTCGTGGTAAACGATACTTTGCCCCCTTAACGATACTTTGACTAACCCCATTAGTTGCCTCCCATGACACTTCGCAGTATACTAGCCCTCAAAACACAACAgcacctgctgctcctgcaaaTACCCAGCCACAACTCCTGCCACCAGTGCAACAGCAATATCCAATGCCGAAGGAGCCACATCAGCAAGCcctgcagcaacatcagcaataCGCGCCTCCTGCCTCCCAGCAATTTTTCAACTGTGCTGCCCCGAAATCGAAGTTGCAGCAGAACTTCCAGACGATGCGACAGGTTCAGCAGCACTATCCGCCCTACCCACATCATGTGGGCGTGCATCAAATCCATCCGCCTCCCGGGGTTCCATTTGGAGGATCTGCGGCGGGCTCCTCGTCTGCAATGCGTTCGCATTCCCAGCCGCAACATcgtcaacagcagcagcagcagcaacaaagggTGAAGCGGAATCCAGCTGGGAATAACAGGCGTACGCCCAGCATCCTGAAGCACTACAAATCCTGTCCAGTGTCCCCAGTCCACGAAGAGGTGGAATGGTCGGCGGAGGGGAACGAAAGAGGTGCTCTGCTCGGCGAACCCAAAAGACACTCTGTTTATGCTGATGATGCTCGAACTATACTGGACATGATCCATGCTGATACGGAAAAGATGATTGATGAGATCACCCGGAAATACGGCGATCTGGATGAGCCCAGTATGCAAGCCTCGTACTCCGTGCCAGCGAATCTGAGAAACTTGGGCGGACTGGGTTCCACTGGCGATTCCACGCCCACCGGCAGAACTACACAGTATTATGTTTACAGGGAGTTTTACCAATGCGAGCGGAAGGTGTCCCTCTCGGATATTCTGCAGCCCGACCAGTTTGCGGCCACACAGAGGAGACTGGACGAGGCCAGATTTCTGGAGACCCAACGCCATTCCAGTGCCAGTTTCTTCCTCACCGGCCAGCAGAGTCAGGAGTCACTATCGCTGCTTTCCGATGGCGATGGTCCTGGCAGCTATTGCAACAGCTTGGAGAGCGTGCTGTCGGACGAAAGCGATTGCCAGAGTGCTCCTCTGGAGTATCCTCAAACCCAGGTGGCTGTTCTTCAACAGCGCCATGCCGGCATCCGAAACTTTATTATCCACGGGCCGGTGTCCAAGTCCTACGGGAACAGCCCCAATGCCTACGGCAGCTTCGACTACTATATGCGACAACAGCATTCCACGACAACGGATAGCTTCGATGTCACAGGCTACAATCTGGAGCCACTGAAACCACTGCCCAGTTCTAAGACATATCCCAGGATAGCTCAGGTTCAGGTCTCTGAAAATATACCCACTCTGCGATCCAAGAACAAGCAATATACCTCAGGTGTTAACAAGTCCCTCAGTACGGACTTCGCCCAACAGCGACAGCAAAGGAATTCCAATCCCATGCAATCAGGAGACAATCTCTTTGTGCGGAAACCACTGAAACCCAAGCCGCCGGTGCCGGCAAAACCCCACAATCTAGTCAGCACCCTGAGCCACAtggagaagcagcagaaacaTAGCAGCAAATCCCAGTCCAGAACCGCCAGTGTTGTCCAGCAATTTGAGCACAACTTGCAGAAatttgaaaaggaaaagcaacgGGAGCGGGAACAGCAAAGGAGGCCGGCGATGCGGAGCTCAGTAAGTTCCGGAGCTCTGGCTGGAGGATCAGCGACCCACAGTTGTCTGAAGAAAGTTTCCCGCTTCGACACCAGCGAAAGCAGTCGAAGGGCCACCAGTGTGAGGCAGAAAAGCAGGCCAAAGATCTCTGTGCGCTTCAATACAGTCTCGCAGATCAAGTATACGCCCAGTGCCAAGAGGGAAAGACTGGCCAGAGAAGAGGAGCCACCGGAAATGGAGGTGGGCAGCCTGCCCAGCGATTATGGAGAGCGCAGCTTCGAGATGTATTTCGCGGAGAACGGAAATGCCCCAGAGAATCTGGAAAACATGCAGACCCTTAAACTGTACACCAAACCCCAACTCCAGGCAGTGGTGGATGAGATACAACAGGAGCGCGAAAAGTATCGGAAAAACCTGGACAACGCTGGCAAGATCAGCGGAAAGGGAGGATgtggaaagggaaagggaaaaggagCGGGCAGCTCCACCAGCCACCAGTGCCAGAATATAGCCAAAAAGATCGACATCATCGAGAAGTTGATCGCCATGGAGGAGAACAAAATGGAGCAAATACGTTTGGCCACCGAATCGCGATTGAGGCCCTTCAACTGCAATGCCAAGGAGAAGGGCTATGTGAAAAGCTTGACCATGAACTTTGACATGCTGGCCCGCGGTGAAGATCCCGCAGAAGATGAGGACCTGACTTCCAAAGATGCCTCGGATCTGTGCGCCTATGCGAGGAATATCCGCAGAAACTGCAGCTTACCGGATGTCCTCGAGAGCACCGATTTCACTGGCATCTACAACAGCCAGGGTGTGGAACTGGCCAAGGAAGTGATTGCCGACGACGAGAGCGGAGATCCGGAGAACACCGAGATCACTGCAGATGGCGCTGATAACGAGGACATCAGACAGACTGTTGTTTTGAGGATGGAGCCAGGTTTGAGCCCCATTTCCGCCTTGGTTGTTGTGCCTCTTGAGTTTTTCGCCACCTTCATTTGCGCACACACAGTTATTTACTAGTTTTGATTTCCCCTTATTGACCACCACCCTCCATTTCTCGATATCCCAGCACAAGAAATACCATAATCGCATGACCCGAGCCGCAACTAATTTCTGACCCACATTTCAGGCAATCCCAAAACGCTCAATCCCATGCCCATCGAGGAGTCCTCCATACGCCGCGCCTGCTCGCTGAGCGATCTGCACATGGGCAACTTTGGCAAGCGTAAGCACCCTCGATTCTATAGCCCTGGTTTAAATCTAAAGAGTtataattgttaatttttgcACCGACtttgcagctggaaaatcCCAGAATGGCACTCCACAAAAGCCGCAGGTCCAGCACCGAAATGGCAACGTCTCGCGATCGGCCAGCAAAAGGAACAGTTTGCAGGGCAAAACTGGCTTGGGTGCCTCCAGCAACTCAATGAACGTTCTCAATCAGGGTGTAAGTATTTGGCAACCAACTCATTTTGCATtctaattttacattttccctTTTAATTGTAATGTAGAGCGACTCGGAACCCGAGGACAGCAACCGCTTGCGGAGTGCCAGCAATGGACAGGGACGTAGTAATGGACCCATTGGTAAGTTAACCTATtactttcaataaaaaaaatccaacTAACCTTATTCCATCTGCAGCTGCGAATCGCCAGTACAGCAACAAGATAAACAATGTCAACAACAATCGGCGAAAGGCGCCAAACTTTAGCAGTGGTGAGTGTCCTTGTCTCGTCCTCTTTGAATCTGACATAATTATGTATACTCCCGCATTAGCCACGCCCATGCAGGACGACTCCAGCTCCGAGGAGACGCCCAATAGCACTGTCAACAACAAGCCCATTGTGCCGCCAAGACCTAGGAACCTGGCCTTTGATCACAAGAGCAAACTGCTGATTAACAATAGCGGCAGCCCCGGCGGAAATGCCAAACAGAGGAGCGGAGTGACTTCCACGGAGGATTACGAGGGCACAGATCGTAAGAAACTATAttgaaatatacataatatcTGTACTTAAAGTGAATTTCCTTGCAGCTGAAGCCCAAGTACACAATGTGATCAACAAACTTTATACAACCACACAGGCAGCTATGCAGCTGCACGCGAATCTGAAGAAttcgctgctgctgaaggAACTGGAGAACGCCCTCATCATGTCCAGGAATATGCTAAGCAGCATCACCAATCGGTAGGATTGATAGTTTAGTATGAATCTACAGCTTTCACAAAACGAACTGTATAATCTACATACTATACAAAGCTTCGATCGAAACGCGTCTTATACAGATTACTAATCAACATTGTATCTTTTTTTCAGACAAGCGGAGAAGGCGAACAACGGAGGGGGATTAGGAGTGGGTGGTAGTGGGGGATTGAACCACGATCAGCTGAACGCTGACAACGGAGACTATCTGATGATGGTGAACAACTGTGCCGATCTTTTGAGCAATTTACGCACGAAGCACAAACCCGATGACTGTGAGAATAACTCCTAGTGTGTAGAGCTTAGGATAGACTAAATGACTAAACGAGGGCAGCGGATCTGCGGGAAGGACTAACCAACACCTATTTATTTAACTgaaaccacacacacaggcgaATGGCAAGCAGATTAAGCAACCAACCactaatttgtaattaataaacattcaCAGTTGatgtaaattgattttcttaGTAATTAGTTCAAGTTGTATAGCCGCTAAGTTTTCTGTTTCGTTTTCGTGCGCGTGTGCATTTcttttaacaataatttataCGGCAACCGATTGCGTTTAGCTTGAATTAAATTCTGTAAATGTTAAGTTTAATAAGCAGTTTATGTACGTGTTAAGTGTTA
This genomic stretch from Drosophila teissieri strain GT53w chromosome 2L, Prin_Dtei_1.1, whole genome shotgun sequence harbors:
- the LOC122611667 gene encoding mitogen-activated protein kinase-binding protein 1 isoform X2, yielding MRHLIMTPASLSASTPTLSTLHHQRMALQSQSQSPLASPLTPSLSSGFGSPKFPANYERSEKIKLKKVLGLTVCSNAALDVSPVSGLLAYPAGCTVVLFNAKRQTQAYLVNTSRKAFTSVAFSRCGRYVATGECGINPAIKVWELETPNGSLEHCSGGSVVAEFVDHKYAVTCVAFSPTGKYLVSVGSQHDMIVNVFDWRANLKMASNKISSKVAAVCFSEDGSYFVTVGNRHVKYWYLEGGRKYKDPIPLMGRSAILGDLRDNDFCAVACGKGICAESTYAITRQGHLVEFSSRRLLDKWVQCRTSNANCICVNERFILVGCAESIIRIFNAATLEYVTTLPRTHYLGVDVAQGIQINHIMSVPQQAKFPDCIAMVFDEQRSKVSCVYNDHSLYIWDLRDISRVGKSHSFLYHSTCIWGVETVPYNVEREPSQTLPEECFVTCSSDDTIRVWGLDGCTNNDIYRRNIYSKELLKIVYSDEELQFIKDQGSSLFDKAGNSSYDGRNGVRCIKISPELQHLASGDRCGNIRVYSLVNLRQLTTIEAHESEVLCLEYSNEKIERKLLASASRDRLIHVFDVAQNYLLLQTLDDHSSSITSIKFVGAGLNFQMISCGADKSIMFRSFQGNIFMRGTNTSGKTTLYDMEVDSNAKHILTACQDRNVRVYGTQNAKQTKTFKGSHSDEGSLIKLSLDPSGIYVATSCTDKTLAVYDYYSSECMARMYGHSELVTGLKFTNDCRHLISASGDGCIFIWQVPHDMIVTMQARMSQQRLRSGHAPLPRPLAPISPPDGIVLESPTSEIEQPQLQPKFGVAERFSDVGQLPQWAMRKAAADSDSGALSIPTPSGGSATVPGMHAASSMGNLSSSPSQQMPGLAPRARGRWAQRSTQLETADDLRSNSESPLGTVSSVGGHSGVNVQTSDYNSASSKDITYNQTYLSEDSSIDSGMETRRGELKFIGSSNNGTVVTVSSVSSMAVSASNGAMSTGSGAAQQRLQLPEKRLKPGLRFDTHTHDHDGDVEDISDGERTSSDHGMFYNNLAPSTPTDFKVTAMNEDELRKSVRRQKFEKSGLQLTPSALSGNGSSHTASTGTGTSDTEDEGSTPSAENAERSLASTLGGSSENLAQSSSNSFLHAALPEGPGLTTPMERGGSSRRSISAKHNTENGKGVAAPPTITKSYTSTKKEELLQVINKVKQQLENVGHRPLRGSHSISDLSLAANLDGSRNAGGGPGRYTKPGNPKTLNPMPIEESSIRRACSLSDLHMGNFGKPGKSQNGTPQKPQVQHRNGNVSRSASKRNSLQGKTGLGASSNSMNVLNQGSDSEPEDSNRLRSASNGQGRSNGPIAANRQYSNKINNVNNNRRKAPNFSSATPMQDDSSSEETPNSTVNNKPIVPPRPRNLAFDHKSKLLINNSGSPGGNAKQRSGVTSTEDYEGTDPEAQVHNVINKLYTTTQAAMQLHANLKNSLLLKELENALIMSRNMLSSITNRQAEKANNGGGLGVGGSGGLNHDQLNADNGDYLMMVNNCADLLSNLRTKHKPDDCENNS
- the LOC122611667 gene encoding mitogen-activated protein kinase-binding protein 1 isoform X6; translation: MFAPRNSSPVATYGKEDVAAYEIKLKKVLGLTVCSNAALDVSPVSGLLAYPAGCTVVLFNAKRQTQAYLVNTSRKAFTSVAFSRCGRYVATGECGINPAIKVWELETPNGSLEHCSGGSVVAEFVDHKYAVTCVAFSPTGKYLVSVGSQHDMIVNVFDWRANLKMASNKISSKVAAVCFSEDGSYFVTVGNRHVKYWYLEGGRKYKDPIPLMGRSAILGDLRDNDFCAVACGKGICAESTYAITRQGHLVEFSSRRLLDKWVQCRTSNANCICVNERFILVGCAESIIRIFNAATLEYVTTLPRTHYLGVDVAQGIQINHIMSVPQQAKFPDCIAMVFDEQRSKVSCVYNDHSLYIWDLRDISRVGKSHSFLYHSTCIWGVETVPYNVEREPSQTLPEECFVTCSSDDTIRVWGLDGCTNNDIYRRNIYSKELLKIVYSDEELQFIKDQGSSLFDKAGNSSYDGRNGVRCIKISPELQHLASGDRCGNIRVYSLVNLRQLTTIEAHESEVLCLEYSNEKIERKLLASASRDRLIHVFDVAQNYLLLQTLDDHSSSITSIKFVGAGLNFQMISCGADKSIMFRSFQGNIFMRGTNTSGKTTLYDMEVDSNAKHILTACQDRNVRVYGTQNAKQTKTFKGSHSDEGSLIKLSLDPSGIYVATSCTDKTLAVYDYYSSECMARMYGHSELVTGLKFTNDCRHLISASGDGCIFIWQVPHDMIVTMQARMSQQRLRSGHAPLPRPLAPISPPDGIVLESPTSEIEQPQLQPKFGVAERFSDVGQLPQWAMRKAAADSDSGALSIPTPSGGSATVPGMHAASSMGNLSSSPSQQMPGLAPRARGRWAQRSTQLETADDLRSNSESPLGTVSSVGGHSGVNVQTSDYNSASSKDITYNQTYLSEDSSIDSGMETRRGELKFIGSSNNGTVVTVSSVSSMAVSASNGAMSTGSGAAQQRLQLPEKRLKPGLRFDTHTHDHDGDVEDISDGERTSSDHGMFYNNLAPSTPTDFKVTAMNEDELRKSVRRQKFEKSGLQLTPSALSGNGSSHTASTGTGTSDTEDEGSTPSAENAERSLASTLGGSSENLAQSSSNSFLHAALPEGPGLTTPMERGGSSRRSISAKHNTENGKGVAAPPTITKSYTSTKKEELLQVINKVKQQLENVGHRPLRGSHSISDLSLAANLDGSRNAGGGPGRYTKPGNPKTLNPMPIEESSIRRACSLSDLHMGNFGKPGKSQNGTPQKPQVQHRNGNVSRSASKRNSLQGKTGLGASSNSMNVLNQGSDSEPEDSNRLRSASNGQGRSNGPIAANRQYSNKINNVNNNRRKAPNFSSATPMQDDSSSEETPNSTVNNKPIVPPRPRNLAFDHKSKLLINNSGSPGGNAKQRSGVTSTEDYEGTDPEAQVHNVINKLYTTTQAAMQLHANLKNSLLLKELENALIMSRNMLSSITNRQAEKANNGGGLGVGGSGGLNHDQLNADNGDYLMMVNNCADLLSNLRTKHKPDDCENNS
- the LOC122611667 gene encoding mitogen-activated protein kinase-binding protein 1 isoform X1, encoding MRHLIMTPASLSASTPTLSTLHHQRMALQSQSQSPLASPLTPSLSSGFGSPKFPANYERSEKIKLKKVLGLTVCSNAALDVSPVSGLLAYPAGCTVVLFNAKRQTQAYLVNTSRKAFTSVAFSRCGRYVATGECGINPAIKVWELETPNGSLEHCSGGSVVAEFVDHKYAVTCVAFSPTGKYLVSVGSQHDMIVNVFDWRANLKMASNKISSKVAAVCFSEDGSYFVTVGNRHVKYWYLEGGRKYKDPIPLMGRSAILGDLRDNDFCAVACGKGICAESTYAITRQGHLVEFSSRRLLDKWVQCRTSNANCICVNERFILVGCAESIIRIFNAATLEYVTTLPRTHYLGVDVAQGIQINHIMSVPQQAKFPDCIAMVFDEQRSKVSCVYNDHSLYIWDLRDISRVGKSHSFLYHSTCIWGVETVPYNVEREPSQTLPEECFVTCSSDDTIRVWGLDGCTNNDIYRRNIYSKELLKIVYSDEELQFIKDQGSSLFDKAGNSSYDGRNGVRCIKISPELQHLASGDRCGNIRVYSLVNLRQLTTIEAHESEVLCLEYSNEKIERKLLASASRDRLIHVFDVAQNYLLLQTLDDHSSSITSIKFVGAGLNFQMISCGADKSIMFRSFQGNIFMRGTNTSGKTTLYDMEVDSNAKHILTACQDRNVRVYGTQNAKQTKTFKGSHSDEGSLIKLSLDPSGIYVATSCTDKTLAVYDYYSSECMARMYGHSELVTGLKFTNDCRHLISASGDGCIFIWQVPHDMIVTMQARMSQQRLRSGHAPLPRPLAPISPPDGIVLESPTSEIEQPQLQPKFGVAERFSDVGQLPQWAMRKAAADSDSGALSIPTPSGGSATVPGMHAASSMGNLSSSPSQQMPGLAPRARGRWAQRSTQLETADDLRSNSESPLGTVSSVGGHSGVNVQTSDYNSASSKDITYNQTYLSEDSSIDSGMETRRGELKFIGSSNNGTVVTVSSVSSMAVSASNGAMSTGSGAAQQRLQLPEKRLKPGLRFDTHTHDHDGDVEDISDGERTSSDHGMFYNNLAPSTPTDFKVTAMNEDELRKSVRRQKFEKSGLQLTPSALSGNGSSHTASTGTGTSDTEDEGSTPSAENAERSLASTLGGSSENLAQSSSNSFLHAALPEGPGLTTPMERGGSSRRSISAKHNTENGKGVAAPPTITKSYTSTKKEELLQVINKVKQQLENGTRKNGNTRLNAIAEVGHRPLRGSHSISDLSLAANLDGSRNAGGGPGRYTKPGNPKTLNPMPIEESSIRRACSLSDLHMGNFGKPGKSQNGTPQKPQVQHRNGNVSRSASKRNSLQGKTGLGASSNSMNVLNQGSDSEPEDSNRLRSASNGQGRSNGPIAANRQYSNKINNVNNNRRKAPNFSSATPMQDDSSSEETPNSTVNNKPIVPPRPRNLAFDHKSKLLINNSGSPGGNAKQRSGVTSTEDYEGTDPEAQVHNVINKLYTTTQAAMQLHANLKNSLLLKELENALIMSRNMLSSITNRQAEKANNGGGLGVGGSGGLNHDQLNADNGDYLMMVNNCADLLSNLRTKHKPDDCENNS